A genomic stretch from Flavobacterium humidisoli includes:
- a CDS encoding fibrobacter succinogenes major paralogous domain-containing protein, with product MNATPTVVTAEQKICLPATANLTLSDVTLGSTPGLAYSYFTDAAATSALATPSSVGTGTYYIKGTDSFGCFDIRPVAVSTNSVAVDAIGGGAAAVTVGNETPAFTDATPGGTWSIANGTGSATIDSSGIVTGVSAGTVTVVYSIANAGCISAASKSLTVGEGGVIPGNAFCAGKSISKTSCIGVSGAVLNDDAATTDGVEYDWASAASSVLGDGFGATTATRALVEIGGQCWSRYNMDVVNSNDTPAINDGIDRGSSDYYNRAGVEPAANEGLLYQWSAAMNGSTAERAQGVCPSGWHVPSDCEWMFLENSLGMTVADQVATGYRNSGIVGIKLTTGGSSGFAALLSGNGLYAPSFQGRGVNGFFWSSSPSGSSAFNRSVQYNVTSIYRGANSVAQSYSVRCKGLIFFIDFYWSKSY from the coding sequence GTGAATGCCACGCCGACTGTTGTCACCGCAGAGCAGAAGATCTGCCTGCCAGCCACAGCCAATCTGACCCTTTCTGACGTAACACTGGGCAGCACTCCCGGATTAGCGTACAGCTATTTTACGGATGCTGCTGCCACTAGCGCTTTGGCCACGCCAAGTTCAGTTGGAACGGGCACCTATTATATAAAAGGCACAGACAGTTTTGGCTGTTTTGATATCAGGCCTGTTGCTGTGAGCACAAACAGCGTTGCTGTTGATGCCATTGGCGGGGGAGCCGCTGCGGTGACTGTGGGAAATGAAACCCCCGCTTTTACAGATGCAACTCCTGGCGGTACGTGGTCGATCGCCAATGGCACGGGGAGTGCTACTATTGACAGTTCTGGCATTGTTACGGGAGTTTCAGCCGGCACTGTAACTGTCGTTTATAGCATTGCAAATGCCGGATGTATCAGTGCGGCGTCAAAAAGCCTGACCGTTGGTGAAGGAGGGGTTATCCCCGGAAATGCGTTCTGTGCAGGAAAAAGTATTTCAAAGACATCCTGCATCGGTGTATCTGGAGCTGTTCTTAACGATGATGCTGCCACCACTGACGGGGTAGAATATGACTGGGCTTCTGCCGCCAGCAGTGTTTTGGGAGACGGTTTTGGGGCGACTACGGCTACGCGCGCTCTGGTTGAAATAGGGGGGCAGTGCTGGTCGCGCTACAATATGGATGTGGTGAACAGCAATGACACTCCTGCCATTAATGATGGAATAGACCGTGGATCGAGCGATTATTACAACAGGGCAGGAGTCGAGCCTGCAGCCAATGAAGGCCTGCTGTACCAGTGGTCGGCGGCAATGAACGGCAGCACGGCGGAGCGCGCTCAGGGAGTCTGCCCTTCAGGCTGGCATGTCCCTTCGGACTGCGAGTGGATGTTTTTGGAAAATAGCTTGGGTATGACAGTAGCCGATCAGGTGGCAACGGGATATAGAAATTCAGGTATTGTTGGCATAAAATTAACTACTGGAGGATCTTCTGGATTCGCTGCACTATTGTCAGGTAATGGGCTCTATGCGCCCTCTTTCCAGGGCCGCGGTGTTAACGGCTTCTTTTGGTCATCATCGCCTAGCGGTTCTTCTGCGTTCAATCGCTCAGTGCAGTATAATGTTACTTCTATTTACAGGGGCGCTAACAGCGTAGCTCAAAGTTATTCTGTCCGCTGTAAAGGATTGATTTTCTTTATTGATTTTTATTGGAGCAAATCTTATTAA